The Filimonas lacunae genomic sequence CCTGGATGCATAACAGGCTGGTGTTTAAAGGAGAAAGCTTTGGCGAGTTGGCTCCTAAACTGGAACGCTGGTATGATATAGCCATAGAATTTACTGCACCATCCCTGCAGGCATTGCGTTTTAATGGCTCTTTTGAAAATGAAACGGTGGAACAGGCTTTCGATGCTTTGGCAACGGCTGTTCCGTTCCGCTTTCAGATTCAGGGCCATAAAGTGCTGGTGATGGCAGATAAATAGAGAAACGATATTGTTAATATGAAAAAAAGAAAACCCATGCGCTATTTACTGGGCTATTTAAAAAATCTACATCCCAAATAAGTACAAAAAAAACGGAGAATGTTGGCGCATTCTCCGGAAAAAGCAGGTTAAAATATCCAATTAAGCGTATCCCAGCCCTTGGCGGGGCTGGGTTTCATTAACCCACAATTCTAAAAGTATGAAATCTCCGGTAACGGATGCCAAAAAAACTTTGGTAAAAAAGCTATTGCTTCTAATGAAACTGACAACAGTGTGTATGCTCGCTTTTGTAATGAGTGTGTCAGCAAAAGGTCTCGGGCAACGCAAAATCTCTATTCAGGCAAAAAATGCTGATATCAGCACTATCCTTGCCAACATTGAACAAAAATCGCAGTACCGTTTTCTGTACAACACCAACCTGCCTGCTATTAAGCAAAAGGCAACCCTGAATGTGCAGGATACGGAAGTGAGAGAAATTTTAGGCATGCTGTTTAAAAACACAGGCTTATCATTTCAATTCATGGAAAATAACCTGGTAGTAATAAAGGAAGGAGCAGCTGCCCCTGATGAAATTATTATTAAGGGTAAAGTTGTAAATGAAACTGATGGTCCGTTAGCAGGCGTTTCGGTACAGGTAAAAGGTGGCGAAAGAGGCACTACTACCAATGCGGAAGGTGCTTTCACCATTCGTGTGGATGATGCCAACGCTATACTGGTGTTTTCTTATATCGGTTACGACGCCAAAGAAGTACCGGTTGCAGGAAAAAGCGAAGTATCTGTAAAAATGCAATTGTCTACTTCACAGTTAGACCAGGTAGTAGTAGTAGGTTACGGTACCCAGCGTAAAAGCCAGGTAGTGGGTTCAGTTGCCAAAGTAAGTGGCGCTGAAATCAGCAAGCAACCCGTTTTAACTGCGGCACAAGGCTTACAGGGTAAAACTCCCGGTGTGCAAATTATGGCTTCCGGTAAACCAGGCGATCAGCCGGTGGTACGTATCAGGGGTACCAACTCTGTAACAGGTAGCGCTGATCCTATCTATGTAGTAGATGGTGTTATTATGACAGATATCACTAACATCAACTCTACCGATATACAATCAGTAGAGGTGTTAAAAGATGCGAGCTCACAAGCTATTTACGGTAGCCGTGCTGGTAATGGTGTGGTATTAATCACTACCAAATCTGGTAAAAGTGGCCGTATGCGCGTTGGTTTTGATTCTTATGTAGGTTTTAAAACGCCCACTTCCAAAGTGAAAATGGCAGATGCCCAAACTTATGCAGCATACAGTAATGAAGCGTTGGCATATGATGGAAAAGCAGCTTTATTCAATTTAGATACTATTACTAACAATACAGATTGGTTTAAAGAAATCACCCGTAATGGTATGATGCAAAGTCATAACGTTAATTTAAGTGGTGGTACAGATAAAACCACTTATTACTTCAGTGCCGGTTATTTAAGAGATGAAGGTATTTTAAGAGGTAATAATTATACACGTGGTGTTATTCGTTTGAATAATGAGTACAAAGTGGCATCTTTTCTGAAACTGGGCCATAACTTAAACCTGAACATTTATAAAAATAACAATAAGCCTAACGAGTTTTCCGATGCTTACCGCATGGCACCAACTTCTCCTGTAAAATATGCAGATGGCAGTTATGGTTACCTGAGTCAGTTAAGTATTGCTAACCCTGTTGCTGCACTGGATTATACCAATGATTTCAGCAATGGCCTGCGTTTACAGGGTAATGCTTATGCCGAGTTAACTCCGGTAAAAGGTTTAGTTATTCGTAGCAGCTTCAACTTCGATCAGTATAATGTAGATACTACCAACTACAAGCCCTCTTATTTTGTATCTGATGTTCAGCAAAATAAAACTTCGTTGTTAACAGTGGCTAATGGCAAAAGCTTCTACTATATATTCGACAACAACGCTACATACAGCTATAATATTAATAAGCATGAGTTTAAGCTAACAGCTGGTTATTCTGCTGAACGTTCCAGGTTGAGACTCAGTTCTTTTAACGAGCAAAATATTCCTAACCAGTCAAACCTGTGGTATATAGGCCAGTTGGGTGATGTAAATACCATCACCGGAACCAGCAGCGGCACTATGGTGCGCAGGGCTTCCGGCTATAGCAGACTTGGTTATAGCTTCGATCGCAGGTATAACTTTACTGGTGTGTTACGTCGTGATGGCTCCAGCAAATTCCCTACCGGTCAAAAATGGGGTACCTTCTATTCTGTGGGTGCTTCGTGGGTAATTTCACAGGAAGAGTTTATGAAAAATCAACGTGTTTTTGATAATCTGAAAGCGCGTGTAGGGTATGGCAAAGTAGGTAACGATAACGTATCCAGTGAGGTGGCTTACCTTAACCCTGTAGGCACCACCGGAAGTTATTATTTTGGTAGCGGTACTAATGTGGGCCAGGGTATCACTGTTAACCAGTTTATCAGTCCTAATGCTACCTGGGAACCTACCACTGGTTTTGATGCAGGTATAGAATTTACTACTTTAAACAGAAGGTTAACAGGTGAAATTGGTTACTACTATAAAAAAACCAATGCTTATATCCCTGTTTCTTTAACATCTGTTACAGGTGATAAAGACAAAATCGTGTACGACAGAGCGGCTGATGTAAGTAACAGAGGTGTGGAAATTACCTTAAACTGGCAAGATAGAGTAAATGCAAATTTCTCTTACCATGTAGGCGCTAACGTTACTTTCAACAAAAACAATGTAGAGCGTGTAATTGGTTCTTTACAGTTAAAAGCGGGTGATCTGAAAAATGGTGAAATCACCACCTATACCGTTCCTGGCAGCCCCATCGGTAGCTTTTGGGTATACCAGACAGATGGTATTTACAGATCACAGGCAGAGATTGATAATTCTCCACACTTTGATGGTACCCAACTGGGCGATCTTAAATATAAAGATGTGAATGGTGATGGTGTGTTAAGCGATGCTGACCGTCAGTTAGTGGGTTCTTACCAGCCTAAAATGTACTTTGGTTTTAATACAGGCTTTAACTATAAGAAATTTGATTTTTCTATTGACTGTTATGGTAACCTGGGTAATAAAATATATAACGGTAAAAAAGCTATTCGTTTTGGTAATGATAATATCGAAATGGCAAGAGCAGAAAACCGTTGGTCACCCACCAACCCTAATGGCACTAACCCACGTGCATCTAACGCTGTTCCCAAACCATCTACTTATTATGTAGAGTCTGGAAGCTTTTTCAGAATCAATAACATCACTGCAGGTTACACTATTCCTTCTTCCAGCTGGCATTTAGGTATTAGTAGCTTGCGCGTGTTTGTTTCAGCGCAAAACCCAATTATTATTAAGAAGTATAGCGGTTACACTCCAGAACTGCCAGGTATTGCTACCGAAGCAGGTATTGAGTATAACATTTATCCTGTTACTTCTACTTACACTATGGGCGTTAACCTGTCATTCTAATAACTAAGTATCATGAAACGCATTTATATTATAATAGTTACTGCAATCATCAGTTTATTTATTTTCTCAGCTTGTAACAAAAGCTGGTTAAACCCTGCGGCTGAAGGGCAGCTTTCTTCAGTTGACTCTTCTTTCCTTGACCCGGCTAATGCGCAAAAATTTGTAAATGCTTGCTACACCCAATTGTTGAATTGGGATGCATCCAGCTTTGCCTGGATTGGCGTTACCAGCATTGCTTCTGATGATGCAGATAAAGGCAGTTCACCAGGTGATGTGGGATCTGATAAAGATCAGATGGATGCTATTACCTGGACGCCTACATCCAGCTCACCGGCAGGTGTATTCAGCGCTTATTTCTTAGGTGTAAACTATTGTAACGAGGCCCTGTTTAACGTTCCTAAATTTAAGCTGGAAACCAGTGTGCAGGAGCGGTATCTGGCAGAAGCTAAATTTTTACGTGCCTACTACTATTTTACACTGGTAAGAACTTTTGGCGATGTGCCTTATAAAGATACAGTGGTGGCTCAGGATGATGCTACTATCAGAAAGTATAACAGGCGTGTATCAAAAGATTCTATTTATGCATTGATCGAATCTGATTTGAAATATGCTATCAGCATATTGCCTACCCGCGATCAGTTGAATGGTGAATATGGCCGTGCATCAAAAGGTGCAGCTACCGGTTTATTGGCCAAAGTAAGCATGTATGAGAAAAAATGGCAGCAGGCTTACGATTTAACCAATCAGGTGATTAATCAAAGTGTAGGTACCTATAGCCTGGTAAACGATTATGCTACTATCTGGCGTGAAGTAGGAGAGAACAGTGAAGAGTCGTTATTCGAAATTCAAAGCAAGTCTACCAGTCCGTTTGCAGCTGTGCAACAATATTCGCAGGTACAGGGCATAAGAGGTGGTACTTTCAATGTAACAAACGTATACACTGGCTGGGGCTTTAACACGCCAAGCACTGACCTGGATAATGCATTTGAGCCAGGTGATGTAAGAAGAAAAGCTACTATCATACACATTGGCGATACCTTGTTTGATGGTGTAGTGGTAATTAATGCCGAAAATGCCATGTATAACTATAAAGCTTACCCTAGCAATATTGCAGAAAGCTATGGCAACAACACTGATTACAGCAACAAAAACATCAGGATATTGCGTATGGGGGATATTTACCTGATTAACGCAGAAGCTGCGAACGAACTGGGTAGCACCGATGTGGCGCAAACTTCCTTAAACAAAGTGCGTAACAGGGCTAAGCTGGGTAACACTACCGCAACAACACAGGCAGATTTAAGAAATGCTATCTGGAAAGAAAGACGTGTTGAGTTAGCTATGGAGCATGACCGTTGGTACGATCTGGTGCGTCAGGGCCGTGCTGGTGTGGTGATGCGGGCCTTGGGTAAAAACTTTGTGGACGGCAAGCACGAGGTGTTTCCTATTCCACAAACGGAAATCAACTCCAGCAATAACGTGCTTACACAAAACCCTGGCTACTAACAGCACCAGGTAAACTGATTTGATAATAGAGCGTTGCGCATTGCATATTTCTTTGTTTTAGCTTATGGGTTAACGGCAAATGATAATATACAATGCGCAACTTGTTTTTATACCATTCATGATGAAGCAACTAATTACGATAGCGCTGGCAGTGTTACCATTGATAACACAGGCGCAACCTAAAAAACAGTCATTGTCCGATACGGCTTTGCTGGAGCAGGTACAAAAGCAAACTTTCCGTTATTTCTGGAACTTTGCACATCCCGTAAGCGGCCTTGCCCGCGAGCGCAGCAACGAATCTTTTAGCTATGGTAATGAAGTTGTAACTACCGGTGGCTCCGGCTTTGGTATTATGGCCATTATAGTGGCTGCCGACAGGCATTGGATTACCAGGGACGAGGCGGTAAAGCGCCTGTTAAAAATAACCGGCTTTTTATGGAAGGCAGATAGCTATCATGGAGTGTTTCCGCACTGGTTAAATGGCGAAACGGGCAAGATGATACCCTTTAGCAGAAAAGATGATGGGGGCGACCTGGTAGAAACATCGTTTCTGATGCAGGGGCTATTGTGTGTGCGTCAATACTTTACTGCCAATACGCCTGACGAGCAAAATTTGCGTAACCAGGTAACCCTGTTATGGGAGGGAGTGGAATGGAACTGGCACACACGGGGAGGTATGGATTTACTGTACTGGCACTGGAGCCCCAATAACGGTTGGAGCATGAACTTTGAACTGAGAGGTTGGAACGAAACTTTAATTACCTACATACTGGGTGCTTCTTCTCCTAAATATGCGATCGATGCCAGGGTTTATCATAACTGTTTTGCACAAAGCAATCACTTTAAAAACGGGAAGTCTTTTTATGGTATCACCTTACCGCTGGGCTTTGATTATGGTGGTCCCCTGTTCTTTGCACAATATTCTTTCCTTGGGTTAGATCCACGCGGTTTAACGGATAGGTATGCCGATTACTGGCAGCAGAATAAAAATCATACGCTCATTAATTATACACATTGTGTACGTAACCCCAACCATTTCAAAGGTTATAGCGAGCGTTGCTGGGGGCTTACTGCCAGCGATAACTACGAAGGGTATAATGCACATTCGCCCGATAACGATCTGGGGGTAATTACGCCTACCGCTGCTTTATCTTCTTTCCCCTATACGCCTGAACAATCCATGAAAGCGGTTCGCTATTTTTACGATTCAGTAGGTGCTAAAATATGGGGCGATTATGGTTTTACAGATGCTTTTAGTGAACAAAAGAACTGGTACGCTACTTCTTACCTGGCGATAGATCAGGGTCCGGAAATAGTGATGATAGAGAATTACCGTACGGGTTTATTATGGAAGTTGTTTATGAGCTGTCCCGAGGTGCAAAGTGGATTACGTAAACTGGATTTTAAAAGCCCGTGGTTAAACGGAAATGAAAAATAAAAGTATGAACAGAACACAATGGACACGTAAAGGCAAACAGGCATTATTGAGCCTGTTATTGCTGGTAGTTACAGGTGTAAAGGCACAGCAGCCGCCTTTCTGGTACGATATTCAACAGTTTAAAAAATCGGATAGTGTACAGATGCCTGCTGCTAATAGTATTTTATTTGTAGGCAGTTCGTCCTTTACCAAATGGACGGATATGCAAACCTGGTTTCCCAACTATACCGTTATCAACAGGGGCTTTGGTGGTTCATCATTACCCGATGTGATCCGTTACGCGGATGATATTATTTTCCCTTATCAGCCTAAACAAATCATCGTGTATTGCGGGGATAATGATCTGGCAGCTTCTGATACCGTATCTGCTGCTACCGTTGCCAACCGCTTTATACAGCTGTTTCAGCTAATACGCAACCGCATGCCTGCAGTAGAAGTGGATTATGTTTCTATTAAACCCAGCCCCAGCCGTGCGAAGCTGATGCCCAAAATGGTGGAAGCAAATGTGCTGATCAAAGCTTTTCTGCGCAAACAGACTCATGCGGGCTTTATTGACGTATTCACACCTATGTTGAATAAAAAAGGACAGCCCCGGGAAGAGCTGTTTGTAGAAGACCGCCTGCATATGAATGCTACAGGTTATAAAATATGGCAGCAGGCGATACAACCCTATTTAATCAAAAAGTAAACACAGGATATACAGATGAAAAAAGGAACAAAAACAAGGTGGTTGCTGGCCGGCGTAGGCTTGCTGGCAATGCCTTTGGTAATGCAGGCACAGGATGCTAAAATGAACACTTTTATCAGCAACCTGATGGCTAAAATGACCCTGGATGAAAAAATTGGCCAGTTAAACCTGGTTACACCGGGTGGTGCTGTTACTGGTGCTGTAGTAAGTCAGGGTGTAGAAGAAAACCTGAAAAAAGGATTGGTAGGAGGTATGTTCGGTATTACCGGACCAGCTAAAATTCGTCAGGCGCAGGAGTTGGCTGTAAAGCAATCCCGTTTACACATTCCGTTGTTATTTGGACTGGATGTTATTCACGGCCACAAAACGGTATTCCCTATACCTCTAGGGTTAAGCTGTAGCTGGGATACGGCATTGATCAGGCACAGCGCCCGCATTGCAGCTACGGAAGCCAGTGCAGATGGTTTAGACTGGGCGTATTCCCCTATGGTGGACATTGGTCGCGACCCACGCTGGGGCCGTGTATCGGAAGGATCGGGTGAAGACACCTGGTTGGGGTCACAGATAGCTAAGTCTATGGTAAAGGGCTACCAGAACAACAACCTGGCGGCTAACGATGCGGTAATGGCCTGTGTAAAGCACTTTGCTTTATATGGTGCAGCTGAAGCCGGACGCGATTACAATACTGTGGACATGAGCCGTATTAAAATGTACGAACATTACCTGCCGCCGTACAAAGCTGCTGTTGATGCAGGTGCGGGTAGCATTATGAGTTCGTTCAATGATATTGACGGTATTCCTGCCAGTGCTAACAAATGGTTAATGACCGATCTGCTGCGCAAGCAATGGGGCTTTAACGGTTTTGTAGTTACTGATTACACCGCTATCAGCGAAATGATTGCACACGGTAT encodes the following:
- a CDS encoding TonB-dependent receptor; translated protein: MKLTTVCMLAFVMSVSAKGLGQRKISIQAKNADISTILANIEQKSQYRFLYNTNLPAIKQKATLNVQDTEVREILGMLFKNTGLSFQFMENNLVVIKEGAAAPDEIIIKGKVVNETDGPLAGVSVQVKGGERGTTTNAEGAFTIRVDDANAILVFSYIGYDAKEVPVAGKSEVSVKMQLSTSQLDQVVVVGYGTQRKSQVVGSVAKVSGAEISKQPVLTAAQGLQGKTPGVQIMASGKPGDQPVVRIRGTNSVTGSADPIYVVDGVIMTDITNINSTDIQSVEVLKDASSQAIYGSRAGNGVVLITTKSGKSGRMRVGFDSYVGFKTPTSKVKMADAQTYAAYSNEALAYDGKAALFNLDTITNNTDWFKEITRNGMMQSHNVNLSGGTDKTTYYFSAGYLRDEGILRGNNYTRGVIRLNNEYKVASFLKLGHNLNLNIYKNNNKPNEFSDAYRMAPTSPVKYADGSYGYLSQLSIANPVAALDYTNDFSNGLRLQGNAYAELTPVKGLVIRSSFNFDQYNVDTTNYKPSYFVSDVQQNKTSLLTVANGKSFYYIFDNNATYSYNINKHEFKLTAGYSAERSRLRLSSFNEQNIPNQSNLWYIGQLGDVNTITGTSSGTMVRRASGYSRLGYSFDRRYNFTGVLRRDGSSKFPTGQKWGTFYSVGASWVISQEEFMKNQRVFDNLKARVGYGKVGNDNVSSEVAYLNPVGTTGSYYFGSGTNVGQGITVNQFISPNATWEPTTGFDAGIEFTTLNRRLTGEIGYYYKKTNAYIPVSLTSVTGDKDKIVYDRAADVSNRGVEITLNWQDRVNANFSYHVGANVTFNKNNVERVIGSLQLKAGDLKNGEITTYTVPGSPIGSFWVYQTDGIYRSQAEIDNSPHFDGTQLGDLKYKDVNGDGVLSDADRQLVGSYQPKMYFGFNTGFNYKKFDFSIDCYGNLGNKIYNGKKAIRFGNDNIEMARAENRWSPTNPNGTNPRASNAVPKPSTYYVESGSFFRINNITAGYTIPSSSWHLGISSLRVFVSAQNPIIIKKYSGYTPELPGIATEAGIEYNIYPVTSTYTMGVNLSF
- a CDS encoding GDSL-type esterase/lipase family protein — encoded protein: MNRTQWTRKGKQALLSLLLLVVTGVKAQQPPFWYDIQQFKKSDSVQMPAANSILFVGSSSFTKWTDMQTWFPNYTVINRGFGGSSLPDVIRYADDIIFPYQPKQIIVYCGDNDLAASDTVSAATVANRFIQLFQLIRNRMPAVEVDYVSIKPSPSRAKLMPKMVEANVLIKAFLRKQTHAGFIDVFTPMLNKKGQPREELFVEDRLHMNATGYKIWQQAIQPYLIKK
- a CDS encoding glucoamylase family protein: MMKQLITIALAVLPLITQAQPKKQSLSDTALLEQVQKQTFRYFWNFAHPVSGLARERSNESFSYGNEVVTTGGSGFGIMAIIVAADRHWITRDEAVKRLLKITGFLWKADSYHGVFPHWLNGETGKMIPFSRKDDGGDLVETSFLMQGLLCVRQYFTANTPDEQNLRNQVTLLWEGVEWNWHTRGGMDLLYWHWSPNNGWSMNFELRGWNETLITYILGASSPKYAIDARVYHNCFAQSNHFKNGKSFYGITLPLGFDYGGPLFFAQYSFLGLDPRGLTDRYADYWQQNKNHTLINYTHCVRNPNHFKGYSERCWGLTASDNYEGYNAHSPDNDLGVITPTAALSSFPYTPEQSMKAVRYFYDSVGAKIWGDYGFTDAFSEQKNWYATSYLAIDQGPEIVMIENYRTGLLWKLFMSCPEVQSGLRKLDFKSPWLNGNEK
- a CDS encoding RagB/SusD family nutrient uptake outer membrane protein; translated protein: MKRIYIIIVTAIISLFIFSACNKSWLNPAAEGQLSSVDSSFLDPANAQKFVNACYTQLLNWDASSFAWIGVTSIASDDADKGSSPGDVGSDKDQMDAITWTPTSSSPAGVFSAYFLGVNYCNEALFNVPKFKLETSVQERYLAEAKFLRAYYYFTLVRTFGDVPYKDTVVAQDDATIRKYNRRVSKDSIYALIESDLKYAISILPTRDQLNGEYGRASKGAATGLLAKVSMYEKKWQQAYDLTNQVINQSVGTYSLVNDYATIWREVGENSEESLFEIQSKSTSPFAAVQQYSQVQGIRGGTFNVTNVYTGWGFNTPSTDLDNAFEPGDVRRKATIIHIGDTLFDGVVVINAENAMYNYKAYPSNIAESYGNNTDYSNKNIRILRMGDIYLINAEAANELGSTDVAQTSLNKVRNRAKLGNTTATTQADLRNAIWKERRVELAMEHDRWYDLVRQGRAGVVMRALGKNFVDGKHEVFPIPQTEINSSNNVLTQNPGY